CTCTATGAAAAAGAGTCTAACGTGtctataaatatctgtgtgcTTTTCCCTAAACTAGTTAAGAAAGGGTCTGGAGAAAGCATGAGCACACGTAGCCCACCTTGTGGGATTTCACAATacctgaaatagaaaaaaatcctacattttttggagagagaagaaaataaaacacaacaaaatgagTTAAGAGATGAATGACTATTCTGCCCAGTGTAAGCCTATGGCCAGTAAAGACATTTTTAGGCATGGGACAACTCAGATAGTTTATCTCTTTTgaactctttttaaaagaatcacacaAATCTATACAACCATAGAAATGAAAATCCAGCTCAAGAGAGGAGGGAGTAAGTTATCTGAAGCAACAATGAACAGAAAAACCAATGGAATCAAGGCTAAAAAAATAAGTCTAGGTAACCTGGCTGTGAAACAATGTAATAATTAGGGATCTATCACAAAAGGTATCCCCAAAATAGAAGTATGATATATTCATATTCTAAAATTCTATTTCCCATTTAATAAAGATGATATACCTGGATGTACTAAGACGTATGCATCTCCAAGATACTTTGTTGactggaaaaatacaaaatgcaaatcataaaatatgacactatttatgtaaaatatttatacatgaaaaaatagtgaaaatatttagaaacaatatACATCAAAAATTTGAGGTTTTACCTTTGGAGAGAGAGGTGGGATTGTAAGGGAACAGGGGTTGATGATGAAGATAGGCTTTTAATTTTTAGTTCATAAATCCTataatgtttaaatgttttgATAAACATATATTAATGTACAATTGaatgattaaaatgattttaaaaataaaggaaatacccTGTGGAGTAGCTAAGCAATAGCTCTTTCATTTACCAGCAGTAATCTTGGATAAGTCTTTTTTGAGCTTCCATATCTCTGCCTGTAAGCTGAAAATAACAATATTGATCTTAAAgtctgtgtgtgagtgagtgaatgagtgagtgcgtgtgtgtggttTAAATGAAATGCAATGCCATATGTAAGATGCTAATTACAATGTCTGGAATATAGTATGTCCTTAACCAATAGCAGTTAATAGTATGcaacatatattcaacctaggaAATCATAAAGCTGCCAAAATGAAGTTGTAATCACAGAGCAAGGCCGTTTTGTTGATTAGTTATTCACTGATCAGAGATACTGCTTAAGCATCAGGTTATCTAAAATTTTTGTTTGGCTTAAATACTCATACAGTTGATGAAATAAATACATGATtttcaaagtaatcttgagatAATTTATATTGAACAGTAATAGATCAACAGTAAATGTGTGGTTTGGTAGAAATTAAAAGGCATCTTATTGCTCTTTTGTAAAAAGAGCAAGACATCTGGAGGCGCCTCTAGTTGGAGatgtacatgtaaaagagtgaaatgttTGTATAAAATCTCATAAGGGCAGGAGCATAGTTGAAGTGGCAGTGAAGTTTATTTTTCCCAAGTGGTGcctttcaacaatattttaacatcttttttttttttttttttttttttttttttgcggtacgcgggcctctcactgttgtggcctctcctgttgcggagcacaggctccggacgcgcaggctcagcggccatggctcacgggcccagctgctctgcggcatgtgggatcttcccggaccagggcacgagcctgtgtcccctgcatcggcaggcagactctcaaccactgcgccaccagggaagccctcaacaatattttaaaagataatatattgACATTATGATTGTAAGcctgaaatgaaaagatgttaGAGAAAGCAATGCGAAAGCATGACCCTGAGGTATATAAAGGAGGAGCTAGATCAAGATCATTCTAACTTCTTATATACTTACACTCCCACCAGTCAACAGTAGTCTTTTCTCCCCAGCTCCACACACAGGTCCTGCCTCATACATGCTCCCTTCATGTTAGATCCTAGCTCTGTCTTTGTTTACGGTTGAAGAAAATGACCCTTCTCTTTGCACCTATATTTGAATGTTCTCAaaagaaacataagctttaaaatgCATATACCTAATCATGTTGAGTCTTTATGATTCTCATTGTTTCTAAAACAGGCAAATCACATAATTTGTGGAAATGGTATCACTGGACTAGTGGGTCAACTCCTTTGGAGTGGGCGGGCATTGGCCACTTTTGCCTTGGAAAATTATATTCAGTTAGGAAGTATCTTTGGTGTTTTCAATGTTATAGGAAAAATTACTCTTTGTAGAAAAGAAGGTTCACGATGCTTTGCCTTTTTGGAATTTAGTCAATTAGAAATTGTCAGATTTTTCTTTTGGTCTCATTTTATGCCATAGTCTTTGCCACCTCTGTTATCATTTGATATACTGACGTGGAAGGATCTTTaggtgacttttaaaaagaaactctttTATTGTGTTTGTAAAATCAATGGTACAGGGTGTTCTCAGtataagggttttttaaaaaaaatggtattgtTTATTCAGTAAGGCTCAAAATCGATTTCAATTTTATGTGTACATTTATGTGttgcaaaaatgaaaatgcttAAGATGTAAGCAATATAATAGAGTGAGAAAGCCAAGGATTCCTGATTGCATCTGGGAGTAGATGTGTTAAGCTTGCTGCTGTTCTTTGTCATCTTACATCGTCTCTTTACCACTACTGAAACTTGCTCCAAGAAGGTCCTTTGTAGTGAATTCAAAAATCAAGAGGCTTCTTTTCAagtgtttatactttttttttaacttgttactTTTGTATTCCTTACAGATGTGAGCAAACTCATTAATTTGCAACTTTTTCCTGCTCCTGCTTAGCCAGTAAATCATCAAGTTGAGTTAATCCTACCTCTAAAATATCTCttatatccattttttctttttctttttctctgccacTGCCTTGGTTCAAGCTCATTTACTTTCTCGAATGAAGTATTGCAATTTGTTATTTAACTAATTATTCCCTCAAGTTCTCTCCCTACCAATCCACCTTTCAATGTCCAATCGGTGATTTTTCTACAGCCAGGATGACCTACTTAAAAGCAAAACATGCCGAAATTTAGGGATTCCCcatcatatataataataattttaaatgcctTCACAAATTGACCCTAGAACCTTCATAATTTGACCCTAGCCTACCTTCTTCAGGTTCTGCTGACTTCTTGcaaccttttcttctctttatcctCCCAGTCAATTCTCCCTAATGTTCAGAGGTAAGGAACAATTTTCCATTCTTACGTGTGACATGTTCCTTCTCAACTTTTTACTTTTACGTGGTATGTTCCTTATATTTAGGAGAACTTCTCTGGCCTATTCACTATCTGTTGAAGTTCTGAACCTCTTTTTTATCTGCCAGATCTGAGTATCATCTCCTCTGTTACATCTTCTCTACCTTTTAACTTTGACTATGACTCCAAGAATATCATACATAGTGTTGGTTACATCACACTGCTATTTGCTTAACTGATTTCACTATTAGATTTTGAACATCTTGAGGGCAAGAACCATGTTTCATTTACCTttgtattactattattttactgAATATTAGCGGAATCTCACTATATAGTTATTGAATTAATAAGACAGAATGAATCAGTGTTTTGTATACTGAACAGATCTGGGGACTTTCCTAAGGACCCTCCCTGATTTTTCATGACTGGTATTCTCTTTGAGACATTGCcctgaaagggaagagaagagagaataagAATATTGAAGGCAGTGTTGATGACTACAACCTGCTTTGATTCTGTACCCAAACTGAGATATTCCAGAGAGGTTTCTTGACTGTCTGCACCACTGGAAGCTGTTCACATCACACCATTGAAGGCTAATACATTTATTGCATTTGATAGTTGAACAGTTTAATAGATGAACTTATGCTCATGTCTTATTAACCTGAGTTTTACTATCTACTCAACTTGTTATGTTTTTAGATTGTTACAGCAGCACtttcaaaagtatatatatatttaaattgtttgctTTAGGTTTTTGGTTATATAAAAGGGAGATTTTCTTATAAAGATACCCTTTGCTCTCAAATCCTACTGTAAGttattcatttacataaaatattagcCAGTGGAATTCAGAGATAAAATGTTTGAGGATGATAATAGTTAGAATACTAATGTTGAACACTCATCGTGTCGAGGTGACTGTCCATTAGTGCTTTAAATGGAGTGtcctatttaattctcaaaacagccATGTGAGGGAAAGCAGCATCATTCTCCTACTCtgtagaagagaaaaacagaagtataaacaagttaagcaacttgcccacaCTATACAGCTGTGAAGGATCACAGCCTGGATTGGAATTCCCGGGTGTCAGACTCCAGAGTCATAATCACTATAGCTGTGGAGAGTATAATTTAGAAGTAAATTTCTATTCTACCTGAAAATCAGAGGTTGTTCTGCTATCAGAATCTTAGCATCCTCTTCAATAGGTTGGTTCTTTCTCCTTGAAATCTGacacttcccttttttttttactccctaTATGCTGCTGGTAAATGAACTCTAAATCCCTTTTCACTTCTTCTTTGGGACAATTTCATTACTGCTTCATGAGCCAGCGCACCATGATGCATCTCATTACAGCCCCTCTCCTTGATCAACTGTGTTGATGATGAGACACAAGTACCAAGCCATTACCAAATGCATgcttgtatttattctttttgccaCCTGAAGAATGGGAAACTATCTATGTAATTCTAGAGATTAGgatatgtattcatttcttttatactAAAGATAAATATAGAGGCTGCAATAAGAACAATGCCTATAGAATTAGGCAAGTACAGATTTGGATGTTTGACCAATTGATTAAATTTcattgaaacaaaacaaacaaagacaaaaataaactctaaaatcAAAAGATCTGCACTACTCTTATCAGTTAATGTTTGTCTTCCTAGATCGCATTTTAAATTCCTTAATGGAAACAATTGTCTTATACAGTATGTTTCTTGCTAATAATGGGTGATCATAaacatgttattttgttttgaccAGATAAAATATACTACAGCCTCCTTGCCAAACTAACTTTCCTTATGTGACTGTGGCTGTGGACTACCAAAAGCCTATAGTACGTCAGTCGACGTATTTCTGAGAATCATACTATTATAAAGCTTATGGTGATCTTGAAGTAAAAAAGTAACATAATcgtttgtaaaattttattttaagagtgTTTGGATTTTGGTGCTGAGAAGTAATTACTTTAGTGTGATTTatgtttgaatttaatttgctttATTCATGTTAGGTGGCCTTTTTCTCGTCAAATGTTTTTATATAGTCTTTCTGTCATGTTTAGTGGCTTTTATCCACCTACACCCCCTCTCTCCCATCATTGTATGAAATAGAAGTGGTACTTTATCATGGCCTAATAAATATTGGCTAGGTGCTGAAGGTACTTTAATTCCCAGCCTCTGAGAAAGGGCTTGGATCTTTGTGTTGGGTGTTCTCAGATACAGAGATGTAAACGccatttttctgttccatttgcAGGTCACATGTGCCAATTTAACAAATGGTGGAAAGTCAGAACTTCTAAAATCAGGAAGCAGCAAATCCACACTAAAGCATATATGGACAGAAAGCAGCAAAGACTTGTCTATCAGCCGACTCCTGTCACAGACTTTTCGTGGCAAAGAAAATGATACAGATTTAGACCTGCGATATGACACCCCAGAACCTTATTCTGAGCAAGACCTCTGGGACTGGCTGAGGAACTCCACAGACCTTCAAGAGCCTCGGCCCAGGGCCAAGCGAAGGCCCATTGTTAAGACGGGCAAGTTTAAGAAAATGTTTGGATGGGGTGATTTTCATTCCAACATCAAAACAGTGAAGCTAAACCTATTGATAACTGGGAAAATTGTAGATCATGGCAATGGGACATTTAGTGTTTATTTCAGGCATAATTCCACTGGTCAAGGGAACGTATCTGTCAGCTTGGTGCCCCCTACGAAAATAGTGGAATTCGACTTGGCACAGCAAACCGTGATTGATGCCAAAGATTCCAAGTCCTTTAATTGTCGCATTGAATATGAAAAGGTTGACAAGGCTACCAAGAACACACTCTGCAACTATGACCCTTCAAAAACCTGTTACCAGGAGCAGACCCAAAGTCATGTGTCCTGGCTCTGCTCCAAGCCCTTTAAGGTGATCTGtatttacatttccttttatAGTACAGATTATAAACTCGTACAGAAAGTGTGCCCCGACTACAACTACCACAGCGACACACCTTACTTCCCCTCTGGATGAGGATGAATGTAGGGGTGAGACTGAAGCCTGAGGAATTCAAGGTCACATGACAGGGCTGTTACCTCAAGAGGAAGGTCCCATCTGTTGCCTGGAATGTGTCTACACTGCTGCTCTCGTCAACTGGCTGCAAATACGCTCGTGGAAAACAATCTGATGTAATTTCTGCCCAGTCAGCTTCATCTCTCAGTATAGTTGTAAATCACCACAGATTCTAAAGCCACACTTGAAGACATGCTCTCACACATAGATGTACACAGACACACTCTCATATACATTTCAGCTGGCATCCGTCATGATTCTTGTCAAGAGGGCTTTCGTTGTCTGACTCATAATGGTTCAGGATAAACGATCATCAAGCAAAAGGATTAACTAGACAGTGAATGGTTTTTAGCACTTGCTGTTATGGAAATCTCCTTTAAAGTCTTGAGTACATGCTAATCAATAATCCCCACTCATGCATTTCTACTGCTTGGAGTAGCTGTACTGGTAAATACTACTGTAGGAGTATATGCTTgttaaaattgggaaaaaaaatgtgtctttagagctcagtattctttattttatgaacACAACAAGTGTAGTAACTTTTTCCAGCATTCAGTAGGCACATTCAAGGTGATACAAGATGGCTCTTTTTTCTATGGAGGGAGCCTGTTCTCAGTAAAGATGAGCAGACATTTGGAATTTACACGTGGGCAGACACTGGATTACAGCTTTCATCACCAATCATTGGACTTTTGCAAAGTTGAGACCAGCTAAGGTTGCTTAAAATAAGTTCTGATCATTATATAAGAAGGGAAATGCCTGACAGACACCATGTAAGTTATGTGTCTGTCTTATCTTTACTACacatattgtaacaaattcaatatcCTAGTCTTCATTTGTATGAATGGTTTGTATTGTACATAGTTTAACCAAGTGTTATTTGAGCTGCTTATTAATATTAACTATGTACTTGTCTCTCTGCTTGTtattggttaaaaaagaaaaaaaaaggatatgaggAATCCATTCTATCAATGTAGCTGTGAACCCCATTAAAAAGACAAACTTAATGTACAAAGCATTTATTCAGCTCAAGTATTGTtgacagctatacatatacaacaTTACAGTCTGTCtgtatttagatattttatttctggacaagtgaaatgtacataaaaataaaatgcttaaatttGAGTTTCAATATGTACTTGTGTAAGATGGTGATTTAAATGGTTCTGACAAGAAAAATGTGTTGGAATACAGTCATGGTTTTGCATCTCATGTCTCTAAATTTGTACAGAACTATCTAAATTGCTATTAGTTGCCCAGTCAAAACAACTTAGGAGTTTAAGTCTCAAAACTGGGAAACAGTTGTGGCATTCAGTATTACATACATTTTTGGTTTGCTGTCATGCTAGTTGTCCAAGAATACCAAAAATCAATGAACATAAGGAGATGATTGAGGTCTCCTAAATTAATTATAgctagttgttgttgttgttgttttcttgtaCAGCGTCTTTATTTAGCAGAATATTgagaaggtaattttttttttttccttaaaagaaagcCAAGATGTCTGAAGATTGTGGCTGACTTTCCCTGATTCTACTGTATTGACTCAACTGAGAAAATTACAATTACAGTGAAGGGCTTCTATGCTCAATTTACATATAGCAAAAGGGATCGATTTATCTATATAGCATTATTTTGGGGCATtaagctttactttttaaaactaattacCATACACAATCCCagcaaaataaacagaagaaaaaatatgtaaagtaatAACCCATACTTAAGGTCACAAATTGGGGATTGGGATATGAAAATTCTCAAAGGTTAACTAAAGAGGTCAAATTAAGAACATTCACCCATTCTCATTTTCCCTTCATGCTGCATAGGGGTAAGTATGTTTTCATACAGAGAATAATAGAAGTTCTACAGGGAACCCAATACCACAGAGTTCTAAAGTGAGAACTCAATGACTGATTTGACTGAAGAGAGCCTTTAATTGCCAATTAAAGACACATCATTCTGTTAAGTGTCCATCTCTCAAAATCCTCCAACATAGCTAGACAACCATTTATATCAATGTATTAATTAATTTGCTGTGGAATTTAGAAGCTGATGTTACAACAGACTTCTCTGGCACAATTGGCAGGAAGAGCTTCATGAGTCCCAGCTGCAGAACATATTTTCCACAGATTAAACCTTGTTATTCTGGGGTTTATTTATCAAAGTGATCACTTAAGAGTCAGTTCTCTCTTAACAAAAAGGAGGATAAGAAAGAAGgcaaaaatcttttcttttttttttggatcattTGATTAGTGGCCTGTGACTTTCATTATGTGGTGTAATCTGTCCTGTAATCCAGCATTCAAGATAAGATGAAAatatgtttcagaaaaaaaaaaatatatgcttcAGTCTTCACCCATCTGCCCTACTCTCCAAAGTTCTTATGAAAtattgcttttacatttttataaacatatagAATGCAGCTAATTAACAAT
The genomic region above belongs to Lagenorhynchus albirostris chromosome 8, mLagAlb1.1, whole genome shotgun sequence and contains:
- the NXPH1 gene encoding neurexophilin-1, whose product is MQATCWYVLLLLQPTVYLVTCANLTNGGKSELLKSGSSKSTLKHIWTESSKDLSISRLLSQTFRGKENDTDLDLRYDTPEPYSEQDLWDWLRNSTDLQEPRPRAKRRPIVKTGKFKKMFGWGDFHSNIKTVKLNLLITGKIVDHGNGTFSVYFRHNSTGQGNVSVSLVPPTKIVEFDLAQQTVIDAKDSKSFNCRIEYEKVDKATKNTLCNYDPSKTCYQEQTQSHVSWLCSKPFKVICIYISFYSTDYKLVQKVCPDYNYHSDTPYFPSG